In Bacillus sp. BGMRC 2118, the following are encoded in one genomic region:
- a CDS encoding redox-sensing transcriptional repressor Rex codes for MSQEQPKIPQATAKRLPLYYRFLKNLDSSGKQRVSSAELSEAVKVDSATIRRDFSYFGALGKKGYGYNIQYLLSFFRKTLDQDEVTKVTLIGVGNLGKAFLNYNFIKNNSTKIEQAFDINPEIVGKEVGGVPIYHFDELEERLTSDVAVAILTVPASVVQPITDRLVDIGIKGILNFTPARINVPETVRIHHIDLAVELQSLVYFLKNYPLD; via the coding sequence ATGAGTCAAGAACAACCAAAGATACCACAGGCTACGGCCAAGCGCTTACCACTGTATTATAGATTTTTAAAGAATCTAGATTCATCTGGAAAGCAGCGTGTATCCTCGGCAGAATTAAGTGAAGCTGTGAAGGTAGATTCAGCCACAATCCGAAGAGACTTTTCATACTTTGGGGCACTCGGTAAAAAAGGCTATGGGTACAATATACAATACTTATTATCTTTTTTTCGAAAAACGCTAGATCAAGATGAAGTCACAAAGGTCACGCTCATAGGAGTAGGTAATTTAGGAAAAGCCTTTTTAAACTATAATTTTATTAAAAATAATAGTACGAAAATCGAACAAGCCTTTGACATCAACCCCGAGATTGTGGGGAAGGAAGTTGGAGGAGTACCCATTTATCATTTTGATGAATTAGAGGAGCGTTTAACGTCCGATGTGGCTGTCGCGATTCTTACAGTACCGGCTTCAGTTGTACAACCGATTACTGACCGATTAGTTGATATCGGGATAAAAGGAATCTTAAACTTTACACCCGCACGTATTAATGTACCGGAAACGGTTCGCATTCATCATATTGATTTAGCTGTTGAGCTACAATCATTAGTCTATTTTCTAAAAAATTATCCGTTAGATTAA
- the tsaB gene encoding tRNA (adenosine(37)-N6)-threonylcarbamoyltransferase complex dimerization subunit type 1 TsaB: MILAIDTSTNVMGVAIIDNQQVIGEYITNIKKNHSIRLMPAIEQVMKECNITPNMLHKIVVSKGPGSYTGVRIGVSIAKTLAWSLNIPLVGVSSLEHMAWNGKGFNGLICPIMDARRQLLYTGLYETNGADLQVVIEDQNIHIDGWLSLLKERMRPVLFIGNDVPIHKDKIQDILGEQAVFAEFTDWNPRPSILGLIGANREADSIHTFVPSYLRLAEAEANWLASQKS, encoded by the coding sequence ATGATATTAGCAATTGATACGTCGACAAATGTAATGGGCGTTGCCATTATTGACAATCAGCAGGTGATAGGTGAGTATATCACCAACATTAAGAAGAATCACTCCATTCGCTTAATGCCAGCGATTGAACAGGTAATGAAAGAGTGTAATATAACGCCAAACATGCTTCATAAGATAGTTGTATCAAAAGGTCCAGGATCATATACAGGAGTAAGAATAGGTGTAAGTATAGCTAAAACGCTTGCCTGGAGTTTAAACATTCCCCTTGTTGGAGTTTCTAGCCTTGAGCATATGGCATGGAACGGTAAGGGTTTTAACGGGCTTATTTGTCCAATCATGGATGCGCGCAGACAACTACTATATACAGGTCTATATGAGACTAATGGTGCAGACTTGCAAGTGGTCATAGAGGATCAGAACATACATATTGATGGATGGTTAAGCTTACTTAAGGAGCGCATGAGACCAGTTTTATTTATAGGAAATGATGTGCCTATTCATAAAGACAAAATTCAAGATATACTTGGCGAACAGGCAGTGTTTGCTGAGTTTACAGACTGGAATCCAAGACCATCGATATTAGGATTAATTGGCGCCAATCGAGAGGCAGATTCCATTCATACCTTTGTACCAAGTTATCTTCGCTTAGCTGAAGCAGAAGCCAATTGGCTTGCTTCCCAAAAGAGTTAA
- a CDS encoding DUF4305 domain-containing protein, whose protein sequence is MRTSPFLMGLLYFGMGAVFVVLAIQSAQVDMWSFSTIILMIVATFDIGVGVRMFLLHNRIKKMKNKNSK, encoded by the coding sequence ATGCGTACTTCACCATTTCTAATGGGGCTATTATACTTTGGCATGGGGGCTGTCTTTGTAGTACTAGCTATTCAAAGCGCTCAAGTTGATATGTGGAGCTTCTCAACAATTATTTTAATGATTGTTGCCACATTCGATATTGGCGTCGGTGTCAGAATGTTTTTGTTACATAATAGAATAAAGAAGATGAAGAATAAAAACTCCAAATAG
- the rimI gene encoding ribosomal-protein-alanine N-acetyltransferase, producing MNSSVTFRLMAVKDIDDILKVEHASFATPWSAEAFYNEMVNNPYASYVVMEDNERIIGYCGLWVVLEDAHITNVAVLPDYRGRKLGEALMKQALELAKALGANRVSLEVRVSNEVAQGLYRKLGFQNGGIRKRYYTDNNEDALVMWVNINETTDHIRN from the coding sequence GTGAATAGTTCGGTTACCTTCAGGCTTATGGCAGTGAAAGATATTGATGATATTTTAAAAGTTGAGCACGCTTCATTTGCTACTCCATGGAGTGCAGAGGCATTTTATAATGAAATGGTTAATAATCCTTATGCAAGCTATGTTGTTATGGAGGATAATGAAAGAATCATTGGGTATTGTGGGTTATGGGTGGTTCTGGAGGATGCACATATTACAAATGTGGCAGTGTTACCAGATTACCGAGGACGCAAGCTGGGTGAAGCGTTAATGAAGCAGGCTCTGGAATTAGCGAAAGCGCTAGGGGCGAACCGTGTTTCATTAGAGGTGCGAGTATCAAATGAGGTTGCACAGGGATTATATCGTAAGCTAGGATTTCAAAATGGGGGCATCCGAAAAAGGTATTATACTGATAACAATGAAGATGCACTAGTAATGTGGGTGAATATTAATGAAACAACAGATCATATTAGGAATTGA
- a CDS encoding methyl-accepting chemotaxis protein — translation MKLRISHKLISMMLIILIIPNIIIGSVAYFIAKDQMDNLGRTTLKNGVEMALQLIDSVNMQVEDGELSLEEAQDRVKEYLIGEMNADGKRTISSPVDLGENGYFVAYDEKGLEIAHPTIEGKNVWETADTDGSLFVQEQIEVAQNGGGFVEYSWALPTDENSREQKITYNKIDPNWGWIISAGTYEMDFNQGANQVLIALVITLAISIVIGGILSYYFARKISKPINSITNHVTEVANGNLAVHVEKLKRSDEIGELVNSFGQMVYNLRELITKVNGSVHSITSTSQNLSAVAEETTASSEEIGKAIGEISKGAVQQASDADDTFNATVELANQIQSLSEKTQLMSEASSQVVTSNKIGMTSVSTLKDKSSDTEKSVGQTKEVIETLTEKVKEIEMIIGTINSISEQTNLLALNASIEAARAGEHGKGFAVVASEVRKLAEETSNATDKVRQTLSGIIDVTSIANHEMDKTKLLAKEQLNSVMETEQSFSQIAESVHGIESIISDVNENIQLLVSSKESVSTAVESIAAVSEQSAASTEQITSSIDEQLNAIVVVSDSAQELNDLINDLKIEIEKFKLQS, via the coding sequence ATGAAACTACGCATTAGTCATAAATTAATATCAATGATGTTAATTATATTAATTATACCAAATATCATTATTGGATCTGTTGCTTATTTTATTGCAAAAGACCAAATGGATAACCTAGGAAGAACAACACTAAAAAACGGCGTAGAAATGGCACTTCAACTTATTGATTCTGTCAACATGCAAGTTGAAGATGGAGAACTATCACTCGAAGAAGCTCAAGATAGAGTAAAAGAGTATTTAATCGGTGAAATGAATGCAGATGGAAAGCGCACCATTTCTAGTCCAGTAGATTTAGGGGAAAATGGATACTTTGTTGCATACGATGAAAAAGGACTAGAAATCGCTCACCCAACGATTGAAGGAAAAAATGTATGGGAAACTGCAGACACAGATGGTTCACTATTTGTTCAGGAACAAATAGAGGTAGCCCAAAACGGTGGTGGGTTTGTTGAGTATAGCTGGGCATTACCTACTGATGAAAATTCAAGAGAACAAAAAATTACGTATAACAAAATAGATCCGAACTGGGGTTGGATCATCTCAGCAGGAACATATGAGATGGATTTTAATCAAGGGGCTAATCAGGTACTAATTGCACTAGTCATTACCCTTGCTATCTCAATTGTAATTGGTGGTATTCTTTCTTATTATTTTGCTAGGAAAATTTCAAAACCTATAAACTCTATTACAAATCACGTTACAGAAGTAGCAAACGGAAACCTGGCTGTTCATGTTGAGAAACTTAAACGTTCAGATGAAATTGGAGAACTTGTAAATAGTTTTGGCCAGATGGTTTATAACTTAAGAGAACTAATAACGAAAGTAAATGGATCTGTCCACAGTATCACTAGCACTTCACAGAACCTAAGTGCAGTTGCTGAAGAAACAACAGCTTCTAGCGAAGAAATTGGTAAAGCAATTGGTGAGATTTCTAAAGGTGCTGTACAGCAAGCGAGTGATGCTGATGATACATTTAATGCAACAGTTGAACTTGCGAATCAAATTCAGTCATTATCTGAAAAAACTCAGTTAATGAGTGAAGCTTCCTCACAAGTTGTTACATCTAATAAAATCGGGATGACTAGTGTTTCTACGTTAAAAGACAAATCAAGCGATACAGAAAAGTCAGTTGGTCAGACGAAAGAAGTTATCGAAACACTGACAGAAAAGGTAAAAGAGATTGAAATGATTATCGGAACAATTAATTCTATTTCTGAACAAACAAACTTACTTGCATTAAATGCTTCTATTGAAGCGGCAAGAGCAGGGGAACACGGAAAAGGATTCGCAGTCGTTGCAAGTGAAGTGAGAAAGCTTGCAGAAGAAACATCAAATGCTACAGACAAAGTACGTCAAACGTTATCTGGCATTATTGATGTAACGAGTATTGCCAACCATGAGATGGACAAAACGAAGCTATTAGCTAAAGAACAACTAAATTCCGTAATGGAAACTGAGCAATCCTTTAGTCAAATTGCAGAAAGTGTTCATGGTATTGAATCAATCATCTCTGATGTTAATGAAAACATTCAATTATTGGTTTCTAGCAAAGAAAGTGTTTCTACTGCTGTTGAAAGTATTGCGGCGGTTAGCGAGCAGTCAGCTGCTTCAACAGAGCAAATTACTTCTAGTATTGATGAGCAATTAAATGCGATTGTTGTCGTTTCTGATTCAGCACAAGAATTAAACGATCTTATAAATGATTTGAAAATTGAAATTGAAAAGTTTAAATTACAATCATAA
- a CDS encoding ABC-F family ATP-binding cassette domain-containing protein, whose translation MILLQCNGISKYYGSEPILTNIKLEVQSKDRIALVGRNGAGKSTLLKIIAGIISKDGGEIIKPKDVTIGYLAQHTGLETTLSIWDEMLTVFSHLRSQEEELRKMESQMGDPDLIADTSRYERLLKEYDLLQELFKQSGGYQYESDIRSVIHGLGFAQFDYSTPISTLSGGQKTRLALGKLLLTKPDLLILDEPTNHLDMDTLAWLEQYLSSYPGAILIVSHDRYFLDKVVNQVYEISRTSISKYHGNYSRYLVQKAENYERDLRQFEKQQDEVAKLKDFIQKNIARASTTKRAQSRRKQLERMELMDRPSGDEKSASFHFGIEKQSGNDVIKVNDVALSYDNVKATIQHITFILQRGDSAALIGPNGIGKSTLLKGIMNKITPHTGSIQFGSNVTIGYYDQEQANLKSTKRVLNELWDDYPLLPEKDIRTVLGNFLFSGDDVLKEVSTLSGGEKARLALAKLMMQKANLLILDEPTNHLDLDSKEVLENALIDYPGTILFVSHDRYFINRISTRVLELTPDAVTNYLGDYDYYLEKKQMLIELEELEVKEKGIVEKSINEEKRSFEEEKELKRLERSRKRRIEEIEVEIAVLEDQISSNDEKLCDPEVYQDHELVQKLNNDNQQANEKLENLMEEWEQLVEKQQ comes from the coding sequence ATGATTTTATTACAATGTAATGGGATCTCAAAATATTATGGCTCTGAGCCTATCTTAACGAATATTAAGCTTGAAGTACAATCAAAGGACCGTATCGCCCTCGTCGGACGTAATGGCGCAGGTAAGTCAACTCTGTTAAAAATCATTGCTGGAATCATCTCAAAAGATGGTGGAGAAATTATTAAGCCGAAAGATGTGACAATCGGTTACTTAGCGCAGCACACTGGGCTCGAGACAACCCTTTCTATATGGGATGAAATGTTAACTGTTTTTTCACACTTACGTAGTCAGGAAGAGGAACTTCGTAAAATGGAATCCCAAATGGGTGATCCTGACTTGATTGCAGATACATCGCGTTATGAGAGGTTGTTAAAAGAGTATGATTTATTACAAGAACTATTTAAGCAATCAGGTGGATATCAATATGAATCTGACATTCGTTCTGTCATCCATGGCCTAGGCTTTGCTCAATTTGATTATAGCACTCCTATTTCAACACTAAGTGGTGGACAAAAGACGAGACTTGCATTGGGTAAGCTGCTACTAACAAAACCTGATTTATTAATATTGGACGAGCCGACGAACCACTTGGATATGGATACTCTAGCCTGGCTTGAACAATATTTAAGCTCATATCCTGGAGCTATCTTAATTGTGTCCCATGACCGTTATTTTCTAGATAAAGTGGTAAACCAAGTTTACGAAATCTCAAGAACATCCATTTCAAAGTATCATGGTAACTATAGCCGATATCTTGTTCAGAAAGCTGAAAACTATGAACGGGACTTAAGACAGTTTGAGAAGCAACAAGATGAAGTTGCGAAATTAAAGGATTTTATTCAAAAAAATATTGCACGAGCCTCCACTACAAAGCGTGCACAGAGTAGAAGAAAGCAGCTTGAACGAATGGAGCTTATGGACAGGCCGTCTGGTGATGAAAAATCTGCCTCCTTCCATTTTGGTATAGAAAAGCAAAGTGGCAATGACGTTATCAAGGTAAATGACGTTGCCCTTAGCTATGACAATGTAAAAGCAACGATTCAACATATCACATTCATCCTGCAACGTGGTGATAGTGCTGCCTTAATTGGTCCAAATGGTATTGGCAAATCGACATTATTAAAAGGAATTATGAATAAAATCACTCCCCATACTGGGTCCATTCAGTTTGGATCAAATGTTACAATCGGATACTATGACCAAGAGCAGGCAAATTTAAAGTCTACTAAACGAGTGTTAAATGAACTATGGGATGACTATCCGCTACTACCTGAAAAAGACATTCGAACAGTACTTGGCAACTTCTTATTTTCAGGTGATGATGTACTGAAAGAAGTATCAACACTTAGTGGTGGTGAAAAGGCCCGTCTTGCACTAGCTAAATTAATGATGCAAAAGGCAAATCTTTTAATATTGGATGAGCCGACGAACCATCTGGACTTAGATAGTAAAGAAGTATTAGAAAATGCGTTAATTGATTACCCAGGTACTATTTTATTCGTATCCCATGATCGTTACTTTATTAACAGGATATCAACAAGAGTGTTAGAGCTAACTCCTGATGCTGTTACGAATTATTTAGGAGATTATGATTACTACCTCGAAAAAAAGCAAATGCTCATAGAACTTGAAGAACTTGAAGTGAAAGAAAAAGGTATAGTTGAGAAGTCAATTAATGAAGAAAAACGCAGCTTTGAAGAAGAAAAAGAATTAAAACGATTAGAGAGAAGCCGAAAAAGAAGAATTGAAGAAATAGAGGTCGAAATTGCCGTTCTAGAAGATCAAATCTCAAGTAACGATGAAAAATTGTGTGACCCGGAAGTATATCAAGACCACGAACTTGTTCAAAAACTAAATAATGATAATCAACAGGCAAATGAAAAACTAGAAAACCTTATGGAAGAATGGGAACAACTTGTGGAGAAACAACAATAA
- a CDS encoding twin-arginine translocase TatA/TatE family subunit, with protein sequence MPTLGIGSIILIAGVALLIFGPKKLPELGKAAGNSLREFKNATKGLADDDDDEVVKKTEGDK encoded by the coding sequence ATGCCAACATTAGGTATTGGAAGTATCATATTAATTGCAGGTGTAGCACTATTAATATTCGGACCTAAAAAGCTACCTGAATTAGGGAAGGCTGCTGGTAATTCTCTTCGTGAATTTAAAAACGCGACAAAGGGATTAGCAGATGATGACGATGATGAAGTAGTGAAGAAAACTGAAGGTGACAAGTAA
- the tatC gene encoding twin-arginine translocase subunit TatC: MSQNEMSVYDHIGELRKRLVIVVVFFFLAFVGSFFLVEQLIVYLQQADEAKELTMNAFRLTDPLKIYMEFAFILAFILTFPITLYQLWAFISPGLYAKERKVTLSYIPFSLLLFLSGLAFSYFILFPFIVEFMLRLSDKLEIQTVIGINEYFEFLFQLTIPFGILFQLPVVIMFLTRLGIVTPDFLSKIRKYAYFILLVIAALITPPELLSHLMVSIPLFVLYEVSILISRGAYKKRLKAEVEAEAEIE; encoded by the coding sequence ATGAGTCAAAATGAGATGTCCGTTTATGATCATATCGGGGAACTTAGGAAACGACTTGTCATCGTAGTCGTTTTCTTCTTTTTAGCGTTTGTTGGTAGTTTCTTTTTAGTAGAGCAGCTTATTGTTTACTTACAACAAGCAGATGAGGCGAAAGAACTGACAATGAATGCATTTCGATTAACTGATCCATTAAAGATTTACATGGAATTTGCGTTTATCCTGGCCTTTATTCTTACATTCCCGATTACACTGTATCAATTATGGGCATTTATCAGTCCAGGACTTTATGCAAAGGAACGTAAAGTAACGCTAAGCTACATTCCATTTTCGCTTTTATTGTTTTTAAGTGGACTAGCTTTTTCATACTTTATTCTTTTTCCGTTTATAGTTGAGTTTATGCTGCGCTTATCTGACAAGCTTGAAATTCAAACGGTTATTGGGATAAATGAGTATTTTGAATTTCTATTTCAGCTCACCATTCCATTTGGTATATTATTCCAGCTTCCCGTTGTCATTATGTTTTTAACAAGACTTGGCATTGTCACACCAGATTTCTTATCGAAAATCAGGAAGTATGCGTATTTCATTTTATTAGTGATAGCCGCATTGATCACACCGCCAGAACTTTTATCGCATTTAATGGTTTCAATTCCTTTATTTGTTTTATATGAAGTTAGTATCCTGATATCGCGTGGTGCTTACAAAAAGAGGTTAAAGGCAGAGGTAGAAGCGGAAGCAGAGATTGAGTAA
- the moaC gene encoding cyclic pyranopterin monophosphate synthase MoaC, whose translation MADFTHFNEEGRAKMVDITDKTDTVRTAIARSSVEVSEEIYEKIVHAQMEKGDVLSVAQVAGIMAAKKTPDIIPMCHPIPIKGVNITFQWEKKGQTYILIIEGEVKTKGSTGVEMEALTAVSACALTVYDMCKAVDKGMVIGPTFLVQKKGGKSGDYNR comes from the coding sequence ATGGCAGACTTTACTCATTTTAACGAAGAAGGACGCGCTAAAATGGTGGATATTACAGATAAGACTGATACTGTGAGAACAGCAATTGCCAGATCAAGTGTTGAAGTGTCCGAAGAAATTTATGAAAAAATTGTGCATGCCCAAATGGAAAAAGGTGATGTGCTTTCAGTTGCGCAAGTTGCCGGAATTATGGCAGCAAAGAAAACACCTGACATTATTCCTATGTGCCATCCAATCCCAATAAAAGGGGTAAATATTACATTTCAATGGGAGAAAAAAGGACAAACTTATATTCTTATCATTGAAGGGGAAGTTAAAACAAAGGGAAGTACAGGAGTAGAAATGGAAGCATTAACAGCTGTTTCAGCCTGTGCATTAACAGTGTACGACATGTGTAAAGCTGTTGATAAAGGGATGGTAATTGGTCCGACCTTCTTAGTTCAGAAAAAGGGCGGGAAAAGTGGAGACTACAATAGATAA
- the tsaD gene encoding tRNA (adenosine(37)-N6)-threonylcarbamoyltransferase complex transferase subunit TsaD: MKQQIILGIETSCDETAVAIVRNGNEILSNVVASQIESHKRFGGVVPEIASRHHVEQLTIVLEEAMKEANVTYEDIDAIAVTEGPGLVGALLIGVNAAKALAFAHNIPLVGVHHIAGHIYANRFISEFQFPLLALVVSGGHTELVLMKEHGHFEVIGETRDDAAGEAYDKVARTLNLPYPGGPHIDKLAHVGTPSIDLPRAWLESDSYDFSFSGLKSAVINTLHNAKQRGEDIKPEDLAASFQASVIDVLVTKTIRAAQDFGVKQVVLAGGVAANKGLRTQLEESFKTLSHVELTIPPLSLCTDNAAMIAAVGSVAFDKGVRSELALNGNPGLLLKSF, translated from the coding sequence ATGAAACAACAGATCATATTAGGAATTGAAACGAGCTGTGATGAGACAGCAGTAGCAATTGTAAGAAATGGAAACGAAATTCTCTCAAATGTAGTAGCTTCACAAATTGAAAGTCATAAACGCTTTGGAGGGGTCGTACCTGAAATTGCGTCTAGGCACCATGTTGAACAATTGACGATTGTGTTAGAAGAGGCTATGAAGGAAGCGAACGTCACGTATGAAGATATTGACGCAATTGCTGTGACAGAAGGGCCGGGATTAGTTGGAGCTTTGTTAATTGGAGTGAATGCAGCAAAAGCATTAGCCTTTGCTCATAATATCCCGTTGGTTGGCGTTCACCATATTGCAGGACATATTTATGCCAATCGGTTTATATCGGAATTCCAGTTTCCTTTACTGGCTCTAGTAGTCTCAGGTGGACATACAGAGCTTGTATTAATGAAGGAACACGGACACTTTGAAGTCATTGGAGAAACACGTGATGATGCTGCAGGTGAAGCATATGATAAGGTGGCAAGAACATTGAACCTACCTTATCCGGGCGGTCCTCATATCGATAAATTAGCACATGTTGGTACTCCAAGTATCGACCTCCCTAGGGCTTGGCTAGAGTCTGACTCATACGATTTTAGTTTTAGTGGATTAAAATCGGCAGTTATTAACACGTTACACAATGCGAAGCAACGAGGCGAGGATATTAAGCCAGAGGACTTAGCTGCTAGTTTTCAAGCGAGTGTAATTGATGTATTGGTAACGAAAACAATAAGAGCAGCACAAGATTTTGGGGTGAAGCAGGTAGTATTAGCTGGTGGAGTAGCAGCAAATAAAGGCCTCCGTACGCAACTTGAAGAATCATTCAAGACCCTATCTCATGTGGAGCTAACTATTCCACCTTTGTCGTTATGTACAGACAATGCAGCAATGATTGCAGCAGTGGGCAGTGTGGCATTTGATAAAGGAGTGCGCTCGGAGTTAGCTCTTAACGGAAACCCGGGATTACTGTTGAAATCATTTTAA